The window GATAGCCCGCAATACCACCTTCAATTGTACAAACAGACGACAATTTTACGAGACCCCGACGCGTTCCTTTTTGGGCAGACCAAACTTTCCCCGAGGGGGTTTTGCTCTCGTCTTTGACAACTTAGTTTTAAACCGCGAAATCTTCACCAACAGTTGTTGCTGGCTGATTCCAAGATGAATCGGACGCCCGCACTGACCTTCTGCTTCATCGCAAACATATATAGGTGAGGATAGACACCTACTCCCTTAAAACATCCAGGGTGATACGTCAATTACACGGATTTCCTCAGAAAGTTTTTCCGCCAATAGACGCGACTGTTCAGCATGGTCAGCCACCATCAATTTGTTCGGCAACGCACAAGCGAAAGCCGACCGCCAGATTTTAAAGAAATAGGTCAGCGCCTTTTCGATAAATGGAATATAGAGATCAAAACAGCCTTTGCATGTTAGGTAATCACCGCTGTCTGCAAGGTACGTCTTTAACTCTTGATCTGACCTGGAAAGGTTTTTGGTGTTCACATAAGGGGGATTACCAACCACTAAGTCGAATGAGCCCTTGAATCCTTTGATAGATTTGTCTCTCAAACTATCTGTGCACTTTATATTGTCGTCCACGTTAGGAAGCGCTTGATCTCGCTGCATGACAGTCAGATAAATTGACAACTTTGTGAGCGCCACTGCTACTTCACTTCGGTCGATTCCAAAGACATTCTTACTTGCTACTTCATTCCGAAGAATTTCCAGGTTGCCATCACTCTCTGAATCAACTTCGGCAAGGCGAGTAGATATGCGCGGATGGCACCCACAATGAAATGTCCCGATCCATGCTGAATCAAGCACTTTGATTTTGGAGAAATCATCCGTACTTCTCAATGAACGCTCAAGAAGGTAGTCCACTACGTAGTCAGGGGTATAATAGCTGCCAGAATCTTTGCGCCCAGTAGCACTTTCGAGGACTACCGATTTTTTAGCAGTGAGATGTGGTTTAAACTCCAATAGAGATTCGAATATGCCGCCTAGATGTTCCGCCGAGATTCTTTTGTAATCGACAAATAGCTTTTTCCCACCTTTGTCAGCATCGCAAGCTAGGTCGAGAATTAATTCATTGATGACATGATCTTCGATCTCGATTTTATTGAAAACTGCGCGGTCACAGTTTTCATACGCGTTCGTCTTGAAGCCTTTTAAGCCAAGAAACTCATCTCCTTTGTCCAGAACTGAGAACAGCTTTTGCAATTTGGAATAGGTTTCAGTGCTTGCTTCGTTCCCCGTCATCACCGACAAGCCACCGTTCTCTTAAGTCGAATGCAATTTTTCCTTAAAAAAACTGTGTTGTACTTCGAATTCAATGCAATATCCAATATGCCCCTGGATTCTGCCGCAAGAACGAAAATCAAACGAAACGCATAGTAGAGAGTGCTTGAATGCCTGGTCGACATCGAGGTCAACGCCCTTTGATTTCATCAATGCTTCAGTAAGCTTCGGGGCCTGTCTCATAATTTTGTTTTTAAGATTGTTTGAGACCCGAACGGCGTAGGCTTCACTTTCCCTAAGAAGTACGTCCAGAATACAGGCGTTTGCTTTCTTGACGAAGGCCACATTTCGGAAGAAATAAAAGAAGTGCATCAAGCGTTCATGCTTGTGTTTAGCGAACAAATGCGCTCTAGGTCTACTTCGAAATATTTGAGTGAACGGTCTTGGCAATTGCGGAAGTAGAGTCTCCACTGCCGACCATTTGTAATGATGCCCCAGTCTTTGATAGTCGCATCCAGGTAGCGCACAATTTGGGCGGAAGGGCGATTTTGTGCCCCACCGTCTGTATCGATCAACGCTCCACGCTTTTGCATCGGCGACGGACAAAGCCATTTCCCATACTTCGCTTCATCCCTCTGCTTAGATCGCATTGCCGCATCTAGAGTTTTCTGGTCCAAAAATAACGTGTAATCAGGCCTACTTCTTTTCCCAGCGTGCTTCACACTTTCCTGGACGTCATAATGGAAGCCAAGCGCCTCCAAAATAGGCTTTATGAACTTGTCTTCAAGCTGGTATTCATTCCAGGACTTGCAAGCAGGATAGTGACGGTCAAATGCATCTTTTATTGTGTTAAAATTTCTCATATTCGAGTTCATCAGAATGCCAATAGTCATCCACAAGCTTGTTACCGGAGCTAGCAGGCTTTCCATCTGTCGGTAAATAGTCCGCAACAAAAGGTTCCGCGAAGAGTCCCTTACACTTCACATAAAGCGGAATTCCGAAGTACTGATCCAAACTTTTGTTATTGTCATTGGCGCTCATGCAGCTACAGCATCCCTAAGTAGTTTTCTGAAAGCTTGGGGAGATTCAAGACTCTTGGAAGTTCGCACCTTCTCGACGACAACTACGTCTTTCGAAAGGGTACGTATCTCCCCGTGGATGATCAGGCGAGGTTTCCAGAACTTTGGCCTGTAGAGGTGAGATATTGGATCGATACAGTAGACATTCTGACCTCCCTCGGTCAACGCTACGCCAATAC of the Bdellovibrionales bacterium genome contains:
- a CDS encoding N-6 DNA methylase, with protein sequence MSVMTGNEASTETYSKLQKLFSVLDKGDEFLGLKGFKTNAYENCDRAVFNKIEIEDHVINELILDLACDADKGGKKLFVDYKRISAEHLGGIFESLLEFKPHLTAKKSVVLESATGRKDSGSYYTPDYVVDYLLERSLRSTDDFSKIKVLDSAWIGTFHCGCHPRISTRLAEVDSESDGNLEILRNEVASKNVFGIDRSEVAVALTKLSIYLTVMQRDQALPNVDDNIKCTDSLRDKSIKGFKGSFDLVVGNPPYVNTKNLSRSDQELKTYLADSGDYLTCKGCFDLYIPFIEKALTYFFKIWRSAFACALPNKLMVADHAEQSRLLAEKLSEEIRVIDVSPWMF